AGGTACAAAAGGAGCTCATTCTCGAAGAGAAACGGCGAGCTGCATTGTCTGCGAGGATTGCCTCAGGGGAATTCACCGTGAGGCAGAAATCTGTGTAAGTATAAAGAACCTTGAGGTTTCAAAAAAATTCCTTTTTTCACGgaaatttgtcttctttttcGAAGAggaatttttgtttatttattatttgtgggTTTGATGTAGTTTACTTTCTTTAATGGAGGGATTGGCAAAGGTGGGGGTGCCCAAAGAAGTTCTGGAGTTTTTGTTTGGTTGGGTTGAAGGGGGTGGTGTGTACGCCAAAATTCCTGAGGCAAAAGGGTCAATCAAAGCTGTTCGAAGTGTGGCCTTCTTCATTCCCTTGTATGAACTTTACCTTACATATGGTGGGATTTTTAGGTTGACGTTTGGACCAAAGGTTAgttatgtttttctctttctttttctttttttttttttccacctGAAATgtggtttatttttctttggaaACAAAGCCTCATCTGGGATAGCAGGGTTTTAAATTGCGGTCGCAATATCATCGTGTTCTTTATTGGGGAAATTTACAGACAAATGCAGTTCATGCTGCCACAATTATAGTTTTCTAGCAATTTGTAATCTCAGTAGGGCTTCCATGGCACTAGAAAAGGGAGAAACTCCCTTAACCTGAATTTATCAATGAAGAAAAGGACACCTTTCAGGGGATAACCGTGTTTCGTTCTTGGTTGTCTTGCAGTCCTTTCTGATAGTATCTGATCCGACTATTGCAAAACACATATTGAAAGACAATTCAAAGGCTTATTCAAAGGTAATCAAACTCAACAATCAGCAATGACCAAAACTGTGCAACTGCTTTTCTGTTCTCTCCTTTCTCTCATACATTGTACTTGCGTGTTAATTTGTAGTACTGCTTCATGTGCAGGGTATCTTGGCTGAGATCCTAGATTTTGTAATGGGGAAAGGTCTCATCCCAGCTGATGGTGAAATATGGCGAGTTAGACGCCGTGCTGTAGTCCCGGCGTTGCACCAGAAGGTATTCTACTGGTCTTAGACTGATTTATTTACAGTCACTTTGAACCATATTCTAGACAGATTTCTTGGCTGCTGAGATCATGGTTTAAAGGGTTACCTTCTTAAGTTGAGGaatcaatttcaaatttatgtAGGTGAGAAACAGAATCGCCACAAGGAAATACTTATTAAACAAGGCATATGCATAGAGCatcatattttgatatatttattttatgttgtcAATAAGAGATGTTTGTTACTTCATACTACACCATCCTCACTTTGTCTTAAATCTCCGCTACAGCTTCTCTATCTTGCATTTGATTTCATTTCCTGATTGTGATTATAGTATGTAGCAGCTATGATTGGCCTTTTTGGACAAGCCGCAGATAGGCTCTGCCAGAAGCTAGATGCTGCTGCATCCGATGGAGAAGATGCAGAGATGGAATCACTTTTCTCTCGATTGACCTTGGACATCATAGGAAAGGCAGTATTCAATTATGATTTTGATAGTTTATCGAATGACACCGGTATAGTTGAGGTATAGTTTTTAAAGTATTCCCTTGTGTTTCTGTCTTTTGTATGTACACCACTCCAGTTTACAATTTATCTTGCACCAAGGAATTATTTATAGTATACCAGCTTCACATTGTTGCACTTAATTTAATCATATCAGGCTGTTTATACTGTGCTGAGAGAAGCAGAAGATCGAAGTGTTTCTCCAATTCCGGTATGGGATATCCCAATATGGAAAGATATATCACCACGTTTCAGGAAGGTTAATGCAGCTCTCAAATTGATCAATGATACGCTTGATGATCTTATAGCAATATGCAAGGTAATGTTGTCATTAGTGTGACTCAAGCTTGTGGTCCCAAATATGTTCACGTGAGATGCTATGCAATATGTGATATCACTGCAGAAAGGCACTGTAAATATTGATATGCTGTCTACATTCCTACATCTGCTATGAATATAAGTTTATGTTCATCATCATGATTACGGAATCTTTTCATGATCTCTAACACTATCTTCTGTTTGAAACTTTGGTACCAGAGCTTGATTAGCAAAAGTCAAATTCTGAGTAACCACTTGGTGATTAACTTGGCCATCAATAAAAATGAATCATATGCTTGTTCTTcctttttttcatcatttaagTTCCATCCAAATTGAAGCACAGGACATCTGACTATTCTTGCTTCCTTTTCTGTTCACAAGTTAGATTTGGAGAACTTTTGTGATTAGATCTTTAGAGcataaattgaaaatcttttgtgGTTTACCCTGAATATGGATGTGCATATATATTGGTCTTGCCAAGCACACATTTCTGCACAACAAAGATTGTTTCTCTGATGTATGTAGCCATACAGTAGCTTTGATGTGCATATGTAGTTAAGTAAATATCAATTTCATAACATGGAAAGTTTTCAGCTGTCATTCACTTGTCTTACAGCGAAATACCCTTCTGTGATTCATCATAGCTCTTacttgttttatatatttttccattATCATTTTCAGAGAATAGTGGATGAAGAAGAGTTACAGTTTCATGAAGAGTACATGAATGAAAAAGATCCAAGTATTCTACACTTCTTGTTAGCATCAGGAGATGATGTATGTTAGCTGTGTCTctaattatatcttttttatatataaaaaagaaactgGAAGTGAgtgcaaagttttaaataatgacTCTTTGTAGGTATCAAGTAAGCAACTTCGTGATGACTTAATGACCATGCTCATTGCTGGACATGAAACATCAGCTGCTGTTTTAACTTGGACCTTTTATCTACTATCCAAGGTAATAATATGAGGCCAAGGTTCAATGAGAAGGGGATTATTGTTCTGGGGTTATTATTGCTTGACATGGaattgcaatattttttttttaattccaaaAGTTTTGGTTAATCAGGCATGAGAAGTTTTGCAAATAATTCATGATCAACAGAACAATTCAGTTATTTCTTGCCATGAATCCCAAATTGAGATGTATACacttaacaattatttttttgtaatcaCGTAGGtgaagaattaatttttaatttgtaatgaCTAATACAAGaatatttttcttctccttttttgtTGGCATGCAGGAGCCTAGAGTCATGTCCAAGCTCCAAGAAGAGGTTTCATGAGATTCTTAAGGACCACTTTGTctgttttcacttttatttataGTAATGTCACTTTGTTGTTTGTTTTCAGATTTTTGTAGAAAAcagtaaaaacaataaaaagtttttttttactgaTTCCTATTCAATCtttgaaaacagaaaacaaagtgaaaataatctgcatttttgtaattaaaagtgaaaacaaGAAACGTTTTTTTCAAACTAAACACCCCCCTAATTCTCAAACTAGTATCAGATATCATATCAGGACTCCAGATCAGTTGAAACTAATAAATAAGTGATTTTTCTTAGGTTGATTCTGTACTTGGAGATAGGTATCCAACTATTGAAGACATGAAGAAACTCAAATACACAACCCGAGTGATCAATGAGGTATAAACATGGCATACTTGTATTACGTttcatcattattttatatctatCTTGTAATtgacttttataaatatatattttcaaattttagtcaTTGAGGCTTTACCCACAACC
This region of Vigna unguiculata cultivar IT97K-499-35 chromosome 5, ASM411807v1, whole genome shotgun sequence genomic DNA includes:
- the LOC114183590 gene encoding protein LUTEIN DEFICIENT 5, chloroplastic; amino-acid sequence: MASHIALLRAPPLSISTQRFHAKQICINGLKVATATTTSSSSSCFPCSITTQRGSFSSVIACSSSNGRDPGSVDDEEVQKELILEEKRRAALSARIASGEFTVRQKSVLLSLMEGLAKVGVPKEVLEFLFGWVEGGGVYAKIPEAKGSIKAVRSVAFFIPLYELYLTYGGIFRLTFGPKSFLIVSDPTIAKHILKDNSKAYSKGILAEILDFVMGKGLIPADGEIWRVRRRAVVPALHQKYVAAMIGLFGQAADRLCQKLDAAASDGEDAEMESLFSRLTLDIIGKAVFNYDFDSLSNDTGIVEAVYTVLREAEDRSVSPIPVWDIPIWKDISPRFRKVNAALKLINDTLDDLIAICKRIVDEEELQFHEEYMNEKDPSILHFLLASGDDVSSKQLRDDLMTMLIAGHETSAAVLTWTFYLLSKEPRVMSKLQEEVDSVLGDRYPTIEDMKKLKYTTRVINESLRLYPQPPVLIRRSIENDVLGEYPIKRGEDIFISVWNLHRSPKLWDDADKFEPERWPLDGPNPNETNQSFKYLPFGGGPRKCIGDLFATYETVVALAMLVRRFNFQMAVGAPPVDMTTGATIHTTQGLKMTVTHRIKAPIVPSLQMSTLEVDPSVSLSDQDEITQKGQVYQPQAQPQP